The nucleotide sequence CTGTAACTTTTGATGAAGCAGCATCAGTATTTAGAGATTCAAAGGCACTTTCCATATTTGATCCGGAACACAGTGAAACTGAGGACAGATGGATAACTTTAGGCATTTCGGAAAAAGGAAGATTATTGATCGTAATCCATACTTTCAAAGAAGACAGTAAAGAAGCTGCTACTATAAGAATTATTTCATGCCGTAAAGCGACAAACCACGAAGGCAAAACATATGGTGAAAAAATATGAAAAAAGAATATGATTTCTCAAAAGGTGAAAGAGGCAAGTTTTATCGTCCGGATATGAAACTAAACATTCCAATTTATCTTGATGACGAAGTTTTAAGCTTTGTTGAGAAAATCGCTTCAAAGAAGGGAATAGATCGATCCTCAGTGGTTAATGAGCTTCTCAAGGGTGATATAAAACTCGCCGAGGTAATGAAATAAAAAGAGAAATGAATAAAATTATAAGCGTTATTTTTACTCCACTAAATAAATATACTTTTAATGATATATAAGAGCCAAGAGCGGACTTGACCCCTGGCTTCTTCAAGAGCGGACTTGACCCCTGGCTTCTTTCTGCTTTTGTGCATATGCTTTTCAAACCTAATCAAGTTGTTTTAACAGGACGCCCTTTAAGGTTCCGATATCTATGTTCTGTTCATTTTTAATGATCATCATGCCCATCAAAACCGCCTCTGAAACAGCAATCGTGCCACTTGAATCAGGGACATAAATTACCAAAAACCCTTTGTCTGTTACCGATGCCATCAGATTGAGAGTCACCCCGTTTGGCGTGGAAAGCGTGAATGGGACAACCTGCTCAGCAAGTGAGCCAATCTCTGGAACAGCTCCCGAAAATGTTGTTCGCGTCAGTGAAAGCGATGCTGGGCTTTCCTGAACAACAAAACTTTCCTGACCAACAATTACGTTGCCACGCTGGGTGAATACCGGCAATGTTCCAACCTCAACCAGAGTGCCGGGCAGAGAGCCGTCGCCCAAAGTTATAGTTGAAGATGAATCCGTTTCAGTAAAAGTAACAGATGCTGTGAAGATGCTTGAGGAAAGAATTGTATCCCCTCCGGTTTGAGAAAAATTACTTACCAGCGTTGATGTGATAAAACTTGCAAGCGTTATACTGCCTCCGCCCGGGCCCATTGCGGGGGTAACCGGTGCTCCCATTGCGCCACTTTGATTCAACTGTGTTCCGTTGATTGAGCTCTGGGGGCTGACCAGGTTGGAGGGAGCGATAACACCAGTAATACTTGCAGTGGTATTGTATGCTGCCAGTGTATAATTGCCTGCGTCCGTACCTGAAAGGACAAGACCTGTCACATTGACAGTCTTATTTTGCCCTACATTTGGGTCAATAAAATAACCGGCAGCAGAAGTTATACCAAGCGTGGTCGTATCTCCAACGATCACACCGGAGAGCCTGGCGCTGGCAGTATTCAGTGTGGTATCAGTGGTACTGTCATAAGTCTTATCATCAGCGGTAATATCGGTAGCGTTAATTTCTTTGGCGGTGATGTCCGCTGTGAGGCCGGCCTGCTGAACCAGGGTGTAGTTACCGGCATCGGTCCCGCTTATGGTGTTGCCGGTGACTGTAACGGCCTTGCCGGTGGCTACATTCTTATCCGCAAACGCACCGGCAGCTGTGCCGCCTATGGTCACATCATCTGCGCCCAGTTTCGTGATCGCAGCCGTGCCGACCAGGGCGGCGGTGGGGGTGGCGTCATAGACCTTGTTGGACGTAGTCAGCCCGGTGACCGCAAGATCGGCTTTCGTGATGTCCGCGGTCAGGCTTGTAGGCTGGGTCAGAGCGTAGTTGCCGCTATCCGTACCAGCAATACTCAGGGCTGCCGTGACAACCTTTGAGGTTCCCACTGCCTTGTCAGCAAACGTTCCGTCTCCCGAAACGGTAACA is from Pseudomonadota bacterium and encodes:
- a CDS encoding BrnT family toxin, translated to MAINYNFEWDPIKARNNRDKHAVTFDEAASVFRDSKALSIFDPEHSETEDRWITLGISEKGRLLIVIHTFKEDSKEAATIRIISCRKATNHEGKTYGEKI